Part of the Mangifera indica cultivar Alphonso chromosome 4, CATAS_Mindica_2.1, whole genome shotgun sequence genome, GTATAGATGGATAGGGGCGAGGCAGATAAGAGAGTCAAAATATTTTCACGGGAAAATGATGAGAATTCTCAATCACCCCAAAAAACAAAGATTAAGCAAAAGCTATTTTTTAGGgaaatatctaaattaaaaaaattatggccAAACATTCAATAATCTCAATcactatcatatttttaaataagatgaCAACCTGCTGCTCAACCGTGGTTCACGAGTCAATTTTGAAGCATAAATAATACAACAAATGTTCTTGTCGGCAATAATTTTCGTAAATTCCATTAATAACACACATTTagatgataataaattaaattaaaattataagcaTCAAAATTTGAgcatctaataaaatatttaaattagttattattatataattaaataatattaattaaaaataaaatatcacttaatcatttaaaattgtttaaatcactatattcaatcaattttatctttaaaaatagtttttaaatgaattaaaatcatttttattaatagatgGCTGTTTAATTGATTGGATTAAtcaattctatttaatttttaaaatcctgTTTTGGCTTTTTAggtaagtataaaaaaaaaaaaaaaaccttttcttCCATTTTACTAATAAAGTGAATAATGGAACAGGTAAATAGAAATTTCAGATTAGGatgaaaaatgtcaattttatccAAGTTCAGGTCGGACTTCGTCGGAGGGAGGGAAATGGCCTTTCCACCTCTTCAAAATAAGAGACAGGAACAGGAACTTCCCTGTCCACATTTGCCTTGATTCAGTAGCGAACAAACAACTGTCTCGACATCCTCAAGTTCCGCACTCATTTTCGTGCCCAATTTTCGAACTCAGACAtgttttctacattttttattacAGATCcggataaaatattaaatttaaaatagttaatttaactcaaatttaaatatttaattttttaaaatcaaattccaaCCACTCGGATCAAAACTTTTTTACCACTAAAGCCCCACAAAATACTTAAGATAatcactaattaaaaattaattaaagcatAATACTCATGTCTAAAATGGTCATTGATCATATAATTTAACGTACAACTGTAACGCCGACGATGATGTCATAACGCGGCGTTTCAGCAAAAACTATCATTGTTCGCCACGTCGCTGGAGTTGGCTACTGAAGGTATCTCGAAATGCCAGAGTCTCCCTACGGAATGTTTCAAGTACTTTCTACACAAGAACTCCTTCGCGAAAACCTTCTCCACTCTCCGATCAACGTCGTGCAGGAACACGTGCGTCACACCTGATCCTTTCCGTTGTCTCGCCATAACTGCCGCCGAGAATATTGCGCCCATTCTCCCCGGTGCCTCCCGGAAGTAACCCCGCGGCGCGTCGATCATGATCATGTCCCACTCAATGTCGTacacttcgtcgggaagaccaGTCAACGCTAATTTACATTCTATGTTGCCACGAATGTACGCTTTTGAGGCCCTACAGTTGGGCTCGGATTTGTACGTTGAGAGGAGATGATCGGCTTCGAAGAGCTGCGTGCGGTACTGAACCGCGTGGGCTTTGAGCGTCGGGGCATCTTTGAGAACGTGCTGGACCCATTTAGGGTCTTCTTCAAGGAATAAGGTGTTGCCATGTGGATTAAGTGAGTTCCACATCATTGAGTCGTATCCCAGACCGAAAACAAGGAAGTTGAGAGGCGCTTTGTCCTTGAGGACGTTGAAGGAGACGGTTATTTCGGCGCGGGTTTGCTGTGGAACGGTTTTTGAGGTGGCGTAGTGGAAGATGGCATGGAGTTGAATCGGAGTGGCCGAGTAATCGGATATATCTCGGGCTCGTGAACCGGCCAATGAACAGAAGAAGGAGTTCTCGGCGGAGCGAAGAAAGCTGGAGATAAGTACAGTGGCGGCGATCAATCCTACTATTGCCACAATCATGAGCTTCCGTTTCTCAGGTTGAAACTGAGAGCTCTTCATGTTatgaattattttctattaagatTCAGATTTTAGGAAGCTCCTGCTTTATAAAGGAGAATGAATggatgaaatataaataaataaatacatatataaatattaatatatacataaataaatggTGTGTTATCGATTATAAAACTTGAACGGCCAACTGTAAGTGCGACTTAGGAAAGAAAGTTGGGTGTTCGTGGtgattaattaatgttttttggtaagtaattaattaaattaaattcatctgtcttattttaatattatcgtAAATTACAGTCCCAAAGCGCAGCGTTTTGGCAGGTGATCATGTATTAATTATGTAGTAGTTAACAAATTATTCATaaacaaaccaaaccaaaccaaaccaaaccaacgAGAGAAAATGACTCTagattttctaaaaatttgtatTCTTTAATACTGATTAACATGTTACCACCTGAGGTATGGCCTAGAACACTTTTTAACATTTCTCGtctataatatgataaattataaaggtaaatattattttactaaacgGAATTAAATCAATGCACAAAAATgactttccaaaaaaaaaacacaaaaatcatGGGAAAcagaataaattaaattaataaatagaaaatttgtaatttcattacAAAACTAGACAAATTAATCCGAAACATCAATAATTAACTTTCAAAACGAAttaaatatatgcaaataaaaaCCCACACattaaaacctaaaaactaGACTTTCGatttgaaataacaaattaaagagAATGAGAGAAGATGACACAATTGTAGATATTAATAGACTCGATATTGAAGTGAAGTGCTATACAAGATGGGGGGACAAGAGTTATCAACATCTAAACTTAGATGACATCCATCTCCTACGTATGACCCAACCAATCACAATCAGATTGGCGTCATATGAGTCGTAACTTATTTACAATCTGATATTTAGTTCACTCATTATAAGAAATAGGTGACAAAGGAAGATAaggatataagaaaaaatagtaTGATAATTACAATCTATATAATGTTTCAAGTCCAATTTCCCGTGAATGGAGCTTGGTTTGACGTTGATAAATGTGGTTTATGCATCCAAAGGGTGAAAAGCGTTTTTGACCAAACCTCTatggaaaattataattcactcAACTTTTTAACAATTAGTTAAAAAGGCTGGATGTCCATGTATACGACACCGTTTTATTAGATTTCTTAATTACGTGCGTACTTATTGACGTAAGACAATCATTCTTTCTCGATGATAAGGCGGCCAGGGGCTAGTAGGAAGCAGGTATTTGTTAtgtgtaatatattttatatatttatttccaCTAATGTTGAAATTAATATGTTTggcaataaaattttgtaacatATTTTGCACTAGTTAAAAGTCAATATATAGCTATTACCTAATTTCATGTCTGctcatgaattttattttccatgTGGACAAATGCATTTGTGTCCAGAGGCAGTTGAATTAAATCATTTCATTAAAGACCTggattttaaatgaatttatttttcccATTACAAGGATTCATGACGAAAATTTTGGCTATCTGATTTTCGTCACTTTATTCCCTTTATAAGGAAATTTTACGTTGTACGTCGTGAAGAAAAGAAGATTTGGAAAAAATGCGGCCCCAAAGAGAATTACTTTATTTTGCTTATTCAAGTGTGTTTGATAAGTTTCTTTAGCTTTTAAAGTAGTGGAGGAGATAGAAAGACACTATGTTAGAGAAAACtatgtttttattatgatttgattcaaatcaagttggttcaaagtcatttttttagtttgatttatataagattaaaataaatttaatttaaacgaGTTTAAACTTCTAAGAGTTTTATGTTATGgaatttaaacttaaaggtGTTTGACTCATCAAGTCCGTAAGCTTAAAAAAACtctatttgaattgattaaaacaacgttattttaattaatatgtattaaaatgatattattttaattgatttgactcaattacaaattttacatTACGCTCATTTCGATACTATAGTTAAACTCGAGTTTAACTTTCCTTAAGCCAAATTGAACTCTAATTGACTTAAAAGGAGTTTGTTAAGTTTAACTTGactttttcaaaccaaatcaaatttgaactatcCAAATTCTAGTTCGGCTTAACGCAAATCTAACCTTGGTTCTTTGACTCAAAATGGGTGTTGATTAGATCAAATAGTCAATCTATAGGTTGATGGGTTTAATACCAAAGAGAACTACTATGTTTTGTTTATTCAGTTGTGCTTGTTAAGTTTCTTTAATCTTTATGATGGTAGTAGATATATAATGATATCATATCATAAGCTAAAGTTATGTTTTTATATTcgaattgaatattaattaagtcATAGGTTGATCTGTAGATTGACCAATCTTATGAGTTAG contains:
- the LOC123213286 gene encoding probable methyltransferase At1g27930, giving the protein MKSSQFQPEKRKLMIVAIVGLIAATVLISSFLRSAENSFFCSLAGSRARDISDYSATPIQLHAIFHYATSKTVPQQTRAEITVSFNVLKDKAPLNFLVFGLGYDSMMWNSLNPHGNTLFLEEDPKWVQHVLKDAPTLKAHAVQYRTQLFEADHLLSTYKSEPNCRASKAYIRGNIECKLALTGLPDEVYDIEWDMIMIDAPRGYFREAPGRMGAIFSAAVMARQRKGSGVTHVFLHDVDRRVEKVFAKEFLCRKYLKHSVGRLWHFEIPSVANSSDVANNDSFC